In Panthera tigris isolate Pti1 chromosome C1, P.tigris_Pti1_mat1.1, whole genome shotgun sequence, the following proteins share a genomic window:
- the ATP5IF1 gene encoding ATPase inhibitor, mitochondrial, whose amino-acid sequence MAVTAFAARVRLGVWGVRAMQARGFSSERSEDSRAGSIREAGGAFGKREQAEEERYFRARTREQLAALKKHHEDEISHHIKEIERLQKEIERHKKKIKHLKRDEEEDD is encoded by the exons ATGGCTGTCACGGCGTTTGCTGCGCGAGTGCGGCTAGGCGTGTGGGGCGTTAGGGCCATGCAGGCCCGAGGCTTCAGCTCCGAACGG TCAGAGGACTCCCGCGCGGGTTCGATCCGGGAGGCCGGTGGGGCCTTCggaaagagagaacaagctgaAGAGGAACGATACTTCCG AGCACGCACTAGAGAACAACTAGCAGCCTTGAAGAAACACCATGAAGATGAGATCAGTCATCATATAAAGGAGATTGAGCGTCTGCAGAAAGAAATTGAGCGGCACAAGAAGAAGATTAAACATCTCAAACGTGATGAGGAGGAAGATGATTAA